The following is a genomic window from Citrifermentans bemidjiense Bem.
GTTCAAAGAGAAGATCCCGGCACGGCTCATGGATTTCGGGCTCTTCACCAAGGTGATCGACGAGATCGGCGGCCGCGTCCCCGCGCTCCGGCTGAGCCTCAGGGGCGAGCCCACCATCCACCCCCGCTTCATCGACTGCATCGCCTATGCGAAGCTCCACGGCATCAGGGAGGTCTCGTTCCTGACCAACTGCAGCACGCTGACGCCGGAGTTCTTCACCAGCGCCATGGAGGCCGGCGCCGACTGGATCACCATATCCGTGGACGGCCTTAACGAGATGTACGAGTCGATCAGGAAGCCGCTCAAGTTCCAGGAGACGCTGGAGAAGATCAAGGCGATGAAAAAGATCAAGGAGCGCGCCGGACGCCACCGGCCGGTGATCAAGGTGCAGGCGATCTGGCCCTCCATCAAGGACGACCCGCAGGCGTTCTACGACACCTTCGCGCCCTACGTGGACCTCATCGCGTTCAACCCGCTCATCGACTACCTGGGCAAGGACAGCGAGATCGCCTACGAGGAGGGGTTCATCTGCTGCCAGCACTACCAGCGCCTGGTGGTCGGAGCCGACGGCAGGGCGATGATGTGCTCCAACGACGAGGAGACCAGCGTCTGCATCGGCGACGCCGGCAGCCAAACCATCCGCGACATCTGGCACGGGGAAAAGCTGCAGCGATACCGGGACCTGCACCGGCAGCCCGACGGGTTCAAAGAGGTCGAGCTCTGCCGCGGCTGCTACCTCCCGAGGCAGACCGAGAGCACGGAAGCCGCCACCGTGAACGGCGTCAGCGTCGCCGTCAACAACTACGTAAACCGCTCCCAGACCATCGGCTCATGACCGTGCACAACGCCCAGAAGCAGGTCCTCGTCACCGGCGCCACCGGCTTCATCGGCCGGCACGCCGTCTCTCTCCTGGAGAGCCGCGGCATCGCGACCCACAGCTGCGCCCGCTCCACCGGCTGCGACCTCGAACAAAACGGCGCCCTCGCCCCCTTCCAGGGGCGGGGGATCACCCACGTCATCCACCTTGGGGGGCGCACCTTCGTCCCTCACAGCTGGGAAGACCCGGGGGCCTTCTACCGCGCCAACACGCTCGGGACCCAGCAGCTGCTCGATTTCTGCCGCATAAGCGGCGCAAGGCTCGTGTACGTCAGCGCCTACGTCTACGGCGTGCCGCACACCCTCCCCATCGCAGAATCGCACCCGGTAGCCCCGAACACCCCCTACAACCACTCGAAATGGCTCGCGGAAGAGCTCTGCCGCTTCTACGCCGATCACTTCGAGGTCCCGGTCACCGTGCTGCGCCCCTTCAACATCTTCGGCCCCGGCCAGGGGGAGGATTTCCTGATCCCGACCATCCTGAAGCAGGCCAAAAGCGGCGGGACGATCACGGTGAAGGACGCGGCACCCAGGCGCGACTACCTCCACGTGGACGACCTCGCCGAGGCGCTGCTCCTGGCCCTCGACCTGGAGCCCCGCTTCTCGCTCTTCAACGTCGGCTCGGGACGGTCGATCTCGGTGGGGGAGCTTTTGGACATGGCGGTCCGCTACTCCCCGCGCCCGCTCTGCTGGCAAGCGACGGGCGAGATCCGGGTGAACGAGGTCCCCGACACCGTCGCCGACATTTCGGCCATCACCAGGGCGCTCGGCTGGCTTCCCAGGCGCACCCTGGAGCAATTCCTGAAATCGGAGCTCGCATGAAACTTTCCTTCGCACCGAGACAGCCGATCTACATCATCGCCGAGATCGGCGGCAACTTCACCACCTTCGAGGAGGCAAAGGCGCTGGTCGATGCCGCCGCCTCCTGCGGGGTGGACGCGGTCAAGCTGCAGACCTACCGCGCCGAGACCGTCTCCAGCAAAAGCGCCATCTTCGACATGGAGAACACCGGCATCGCCTCCCAGTTCGAACTCTTCCAAAAGTACGAGATCGACGAGGAGCTGCACCGGCAGGTCTTCGACTACATCCGGGCGAAAGGGCTCGACTGGTTCTCCACCCCCTCGCACGAAGCCGACGTCGACCTGCTGGACCGGCTCGGGGTAAGCGCCTACAAGATCGGCTCCGACGACGCGGTCAACATCCCGTTCCTCAGGTACGTCGCCGCGAAGGGGAAGCCGGTCCTCCTCGCCACCGGCATGTGCACCATGCAGGAGGTGCGCGAGTCGGTGGACGTGATCCTCGGCGCCGGCAACCTCGAGCTCATCCTCCTGCACGCGGTGACGAGCTACCCCACCCATCCGGAGCACGTGAACCTCCTTGCCATGCAGGCTCTGGCGCGCGAATTCAACCTCCCGGTCGGCTACTCGGACCACACCATCGGGACCGTGGCCTGTCTTGGCGCCGCAGCGCTCGGCGCCGCGGTCCTCGAGAAGCACTTCACCACGGACAAGAACGCCGAGGGGCCGGACCACATCCTCTCCGCCGACCCGGCCGAGATGAGGACCATCGTGGAACAGGTGAGGACCCTGGAGGCCATGATGGGAAGCGGCGTCAAGATGCCGGCCGCCTCAGAGAAGACAACGCGGATTAACAACAGAAAGAGCATCGTCGCGGCGCGGGCGCTCCCTGCCGGACACCGGCTGACGGCGGAGGACATCGCCGTGAAGCGCCCCGGCTTCGGCATCCCCCCCCGCTTCAGGGAGGAGCTCCCGGGAAGCGTCTTGAACGAGCCCGTGGAGCAGGACGAAGTGATCCCCTGGAGCAAGCTGCGATGAACGGCGCGCAGGTGGGAATCATCATCCAGGCCCGGATGGGATCGACGAGGCTCCCGGAGAAGGTGCTGAAGCCGATCGGGAACAGGGTGCTTTTGGGGCACATCATCGAGCGTCTGCGCCGGCTGC
Proteins encoded in this region:
- a CDS encoding N-acetylneuraminate synthase family protein, with translation MKLSFAPRQPIYIIAEIGGNFTTFEEAKALVDAAASCGVDAVKLQTYRAETVSSKSAIFDMENTGIASQFELFQKYEIDEELHRQVFDYIRAKGLDWFSTPSHEADVDLLDRLGVSAYKIGSDDAVNIPFLRYVAAKGKPVLLATGMCTMQEVRESVDVILGAGNLELILLHAVTSYPTHPEHVNLLAMQALAREFNLPVGYSDHTIGTVACLGAAALGAAVLEKHFTTDKNAEGPDHILSADPAEMRTIVEQVRTLEAMMGSGVKMPAASEKTTRINNRKSIVAARALPAGHRLTAEDIAVKRPGFGIPPRFREELPGSVLNEPVEQDEVIPWSKLR
- a CDS encoding NAD-dependent epimerase/dehydratase family protein, whose product is MTVHNAQKQVLVTGATGFIGRHAVSLLESRGIATHSCARSTGCDLEQNGALAPFQGRGITHVIHLGGRTFVPHSWEDPGAFYRANTLGTQQLLDFCRISGARLVYVSAYVYGVPHTLPIAESHPVAPNTPYNHSKWLAEELCRFYADHFEVPVTVLRPFNIFGPGQGEDFLIPTILKQAKSGGTITVKDAAPRRDYLHVDDLAEALLLALDLEPRFSLFNVGSGRSISVGELLDMAVRYSPRPLCWQATGEIRVNEVPDTVADISAITRALGWLPRRTLEQFLKSELA
- a CDS encoding radical SAM/SPASM domain-containing protein, with the protein product MSNVPINKGNYELETPERETLFEKYRGEGWEEEYAAYRRDWRELPQRQEVSEYPLLVDLELSTACNLKCPMCYTITDEFKEKIPARLMDFGLFTKVIDEIGGRVPALRLSLRGEPTIHPRFIDCIAYAKLHGIREVSFLTNCSTLTPEFFTSAMEAGADWITISVDGLNEMYESIRKPLKFQETLEKIKAMKKIKERAGRHRPVIKVQAIWPSIKDDPQAFYDTFAPYVDLIAFNPLIDYLGKDSEIAYEEGFICCQHYQRLVVGADGRAMMCSNDEETSVCIGDAGSQTIRDIWHGEKLQRYRDLHRQPDGFKEVELCRGCYLPRQTESTEAATVNGVSVAVNNYVNRSQTIGS